The genomic interval AAAGAAGAAGAATGACATCACGGAGCCAACCAGAAGAAAGCGGCTGGCCAAGATGGTGTTTCGCCTGCGGTTTTTAAAGAGCCCCAGGGGCAGAAGTGGTTCTTTGGCTGAGGATTCATGGCGCAGGAACCAGATGAACACTGCGATGCCCAGCACGAGGGAAATCAACACAAACGGATCTGTCCAGCTGTAATCGGCGCTGCGGACAATTGCGTAGAGCACCGCGGCGATACCTGCCGTGGAGGTAATTGCTCCGAAGATGTCGAGTGATCCAGGCCTGCTGAAGGTTGCGGGAATGGCTTTGTGCACTATGTAGGCCAACACTGCGGCGATGGGGACGTTGATAAAGAAGCCGATGCGCCACGACAAAAGATCAGCAAATACGCCGCCGATCACTAGGCCTGCTGCCACACCGATGCCGGCAACAGCACCATAAGCAGAGGTAGCACGAAGGCGAGCTGGGCCTTCGGGGAAGAACTCAGTAATCAACGCAAGTGTCGCTGGAGCGATAATCGCAGCTCCCGCGCCTTGAACTACGCGTGCTCCAATGAGGACCGCAGCATTTGGAGAAAGCGCAATTGCCAACGATGAAGCCGCAAACAACGCGAGACCAATGTAGAGCACTTTCTTTCGGCCGAAGATATCACCGGCACGAGCTCCCAGCAGAAGAAGTGCGCCGAAGACTAATGTGTAGGAACTCTGCACCCATGACAGGTGCACGGGATCGATGCCAAGTTCACTGCCGATGGCAGGTAGACCCGTAATGACGATGGAGGTGTCAAGCAGAATCATGAAGTAGCCCAAAAGGACGATGCTTAAAATCATGTGACTAATTTTTGATGGCAGCAAGAAAACGCAACAGTGATCGCTTATGCCGGTACTACTGGTACCTGTTTAAAAGTCAGCCCCAACGCCTATGTTGAAGATATGGATGTACACGCAGATACTCGAGAATTCCTCACTGCGCGCCGCAATCGTCTCACTCCAAAAGACGCCGGATTGCCTATTTACCAAGGCAAAAGGCGAGTTCCGGGGCTTCGACGTGAAGAAGTGGCCATGTTGGCTGGCGTGAGCGTGGACTATTACACACGTCTTGAACGAGGCAACTTGAGTGGTGTGTCAGAACAGGTGTTAAGCGCGTTAGCTACTGCCTTACAGCTGGATGATGCGGAGACGCAGCATCTGTTTGATCTGGCCAAGCTCAGTAATTCACCGGCGTCACGGCGTAAGCGTACCCCTGCACC from Corynebacterium glutamicum ATCC 13032 carries:
- a CDS encoding MFS transporter, whose translation is MILSIVLLGYFMILLDTSIVITGLPAIGSELGIDPVHLSWVQSSYTLVFGALLLLGARAGDIFGRKKVLYIGLALFAASSLAIALSPNAAVLIGARVVQGAGAAIIAPATLALITEFFPEGPARLRATSAYGAVAGIGVAAGLVIGGVFADLLSWRIGFFINVPIAAVLAYIVHKAIPATFSRPGSLDIFGAITSTAGIAAVLYAIVRSADYSWTDPFVLISLVLGIAVFIWFLRHESSAKEPLLPLGLFKNRRRNTILASRFLLVGSVMSFFFFATQLFQDTMGMNALQAGLAFMPLSLLQFASAAMVPRLSRAGVSDSMLTVIGFAIMVIGMAGLAFVPNTMIALILPIVLVGFGQGFAFGPMTALAVQGAPKDQSGAVSGLVNSLHQIGGTFGLGVFSSLAVAVIGHDATSEMISDRAHFGFLLSTVTLTLATIFAVTLLKRHETRKSSERPTQLVDEKAVTS